A single window of Pectobacterium parmentieri DNA harbors:
- the mepM gene encoding murein DD-endopeptidase MepM, producing MQQIVRTIALAYNSLPRPHRVMLGSLTVVTLAVAVWRPFVYPHVDDAPVIVKDIDLETSQLRTLTPEASEPIDQPSPDDDIPQDELDEDKSADEGGVHEYVVSTGDTLSSILTQYGIDIADVTQLAEQNKDLRNLKIGQQISWALSENGDLQSLTWQMSRRETRIYERVGTNFKERIETLKGEWRNSVLNGRVSGSFVSSAKNAGLTSAEVREVIKALQWQLDFRKLRKDDTFSVLMSREMLDGKSEQSELVGVRLNTGGKDYYAIRAEDGKFYDREGSGLTRGFMRFPTMKQFRVSSNFNPRRLNPVTGRVAPHKGVDFAMPVGSPVLAVGDGEVVIAKRSGAAGNYVVIRHGRQYTTRFMHLNRILVKPGQKVKRGDRIGLSGNTGRSTGPHLHYELWVNQQAVNPLTAQLPRSEGLAGKERRDYLAQVKDVVPQLKFD from the coding sequence GTGCAGCAGATAGTCCGAACTATCGCTCTGGCGTATAACAGTTTACCTCGGCCCCATCGCGTCATGCTGGGGTCGCTCACCGTTGTAACATTGGCCGTTGCTGTTTGGCGGCCTTTTGTTTATCCCCACGTCGATGACGCACCGGTCATTGTTAAAGATATCGACTTGGAAACCAGCCAACTGCGTACTCTGACGCCTGAAGCCAGTGAACCGATAGACCAACCCTCTCCGGATGATGACATCCCACAAGATGAGCTTGATGAGGATAAAAGTGCTGATGAAGGCGGCGTACATGAGTACGTGGTCTCGACGGGTGATACCTTAAGCAGCATTTTGACGCAGTACGGCATTGATATTGCTGATGTCACCCAACTCGCGGAACAGAACAAAGATTTGCGGAACCTGAAGATTGGTCAGCAAATATCGTGGGCTCTGAGTGAAAACGGCGACCTGCAAAGCTTGACCTGGCAGATGTCCCGTCGTGAAACGCGCATTTATGAGCGCGTAGGGACGAATTTCAAAGAGCGTATTGAGACGCTGAAAGGCGAATGGCGTAACAGCGTACTGAATGGCCGGGTAAGCGGCAGTTTTGTTAGCAGCGCAAAAAACGCTGGTTTGACGAGTGCTGAAGTGCGTGAAGTCATCAAGGCGCTGCAATGGCAACTGGATTTCCGTAAATTACGTAAAGACGATACCTTCTCTGTGCTGATGTCTCGCGAAATGCTCGATGGTAAAAGTGAGCAGAGTGAGCTGGTCGGTGTACGTCTGAATACCGGTGGCAAAGACTATTACGCCATTCGTGCCGAAGACGGTAAATTCTACGATCGCGAAGGTTCCGGTTTGACACGCGGTTTTATGCGTTTCCCGACCATGAAACAATTCCGTGTTTCCTCCAACTTCAATCCACGTCGCTTGAACCCGGTGACGGGGCGTGTCGCACCGCATAAAGGTGTCGATTTTGCTATGCCGGTCGGTTCTCCGGTTTTGGCCGTTGGGGATGGTGAAGTGGTGATTGCGAAACGTAGTGGTGCGGCAGGTAACTATGTCGTGATTCGTCATGGCCGTCAGTATACGACACGATTTATGCACCTAAATCGCATATTGGTTAAACCGGGGCAGAAAGTGAAACGTGGCGATCGTATCGGATTGTCTGGTAACACCGGTCGCTCAACGGGTCCGCATCTGCACTATGAACTTTGGGTCAACCAGCAGGCAGTCAACCCGTTAACGGCGCAACTGCCGCGTTCTGAAGGTCTGGCGGGTAAAGAGCGTCGTGATTATCTGGCGCAGGTGAAGGACGTGGTGCCGCAGCTTAAGTTTGATTAA
- the znuB gene encoding zinc ABC transporter permease subunit ZnuB — MIELLFPGWLAGILLAIAAGPLGSFVVWRRMSYFGDTLAHASLLGVAFGLLLNINLFSAVIAVTLILALGLVWLERRPYLAVDTLLGIMAHSALSLGLVVVSLMNNVRVDLMAYLFGDLLSVTTEDVWVISAGVIVVVAVMRWQWRALLSMTISPELAHVDGVKLQRTKLLLMLTTALTIGIAMKFVGALIITSLLIIPAASARRFARTPEQMASIAIIVGMIAVTGGLAFSAGYNTPAGPSVVLCASLLFIVSLLKPQPA; from the coding sequence ATGATAGAACTGCTGTTTCCCGGTTGGCTGGCGGGAATTTTGCTGGCTATAGCCGCAGGCCCGCTCGGCTCGTTCGTCGTCTGGCGGCGCATGTCTTACTTTGGCGATACGCTGGCGCACGCTTCCTTGCTCGGCGTCGCATTTGGCCTGCTGCTGAACATCAACCTTTTCTCTGCCGTCATTGCGGTGACGCTCATCCTGGCACTCGGGTTGGTCTGGCTGGAACGGCGTCCCTATCTGGCTGTCGATACCTTACTCGGCATCATGGCACACAGCGCGCTTTCGCTTGGATTAGTTGTCGTTAGCCTGATGAACAATGTCCGCGTGGACCTGATGGCCTACCTGTTTGGCGATTTACTCTCCGTCACCACAGAGGATGTGTGGGTTATCAGCGCCGGCGTGATCGTCGTTGTCGCTGTCATGCGTTGGCAATGGCGCGCTCTGCTTTCCATGACGATTAGCCCGGAACTGGCACACGTCGATGGTGTGAAACTCCAGCGCACCAAACTGCTTCTCATGCTGACTACCGCATTAACCATCGGCATTGCCATGAAATTTGTTGGTGCGCTGATCATTACGTCACTGCTGATTATTCCCGCGGCCAGTGCCAGACGTTTTGCACGGACGCCGGAACAAATGGCAAGCATCGCTATTATTGTTGGCATGATTGCCGTGACGGGCGGGTTGGCCTTCTCAGCCGGCTACAATACGCCCGCCGGGCCGTCAGTGGTGCTGTGCGCCTCACTGCTGTTTATCGTCAGCCTGCTTAAGCCACAACCCGCCTAG
- a CDS encoding LacI family DNA-binding transcriptional regulator, with protein MSTINDVSRLAGVSKATVSRVLSGSRGVKEASRLAVLKAVDELKYRPNVIAQSLLSQSTGCIGVICAQDNINQTTGYLYALEKHFSRHQKHLLLRFASSRAEVLSVLDELTSGLCDDILIIGARFPLNLADKNIILIDCMEADTPNSLQFDHAFATETACNYLIRQGRRQIALINPAASSSAEQVLLGYKRALENNFLPFNRNLIFMDASSSSSVALQVLLNNSTTLNFNALLVADEQEAKRVITQLQAFNKSVPKDIMVFSLAGSLDIPGIPAIPAIEYSMDAVAARIVSWLNEKTQDVLGSYVLRGDLIIPDMASRK; from the coding sequence ATGTCTACAATCAACGATGTATCGCGTTTAGCTGGGGTGTCCAAAGCCACAGTCTCCCGGGTGTTGAGTGGTTCACGCGGTGTAAAGGAAGCCAGCCGCCTTGCAGTGTTAAAAGCGGTTGATGAGCTTAAATATCGGCCAAACGTTATCGCTCAATCGCTGTTAAGCCAGTCAACTGGATGTATCGGCGTCATTTGCGCGCAGGACAACATCAACCAGACGACTGGCTATCTCTATGCGTTGGAAAAACACTTTAGTCGGCACCAAAAGCATCTCTTGTTGCGGTTTGCTAGCAGTAGGGCAGAAGTGTTGAGTGTGCTGGATGAACTGACTAGCGGCTTGTGTGATGACATTTTAATCATCGGCGCACGCTTTCCGCTGAATCTGGCCGATAAGAACATTATTCTGATCGACTGCATGGAGGCTGATACTCCGAACAGCCTGCAATTCGATCATGCTTTTGCCACAGAAACGGCGTGTAATTATCTGATTCGCCAAGGGAGACGGCAGATAGCGCTGATTAATCCAGCCGCCAGTAGTTCGGCGGAACAGGTGTTGTTAGGGTACAAGCGAGCGCTAGAAAATAACTTTTTGCCGTTTAACCGCAACCTGATTTTTATGGATGCCTCTTCGTCGTCGTCGGTAGCGCTGCAAGTATTGCTCAATAACAGCACGACGCTGAATTTCAATGCATTGCTTGTGGCGGATGAACAGGAAGCCAAGCGTGTTATTACGCAGCTTCAGGCGTTTAATAAATCTGTGCCAAAAGACATTATGGTATTCAGCCTTGCCGGTTCTCTCGATATTCCGGGTATTCCAGCGATACCGGCAATTGAATATTCGATGGATGCGGTGGCCGCCAGAATTGTGTCCTGGCTCAATGAAAAAACGCAGGATGTACTGGGTTCGTATGTCTTACGGGGCGATTTAATCATTCCAGATATGGCTAGCCGGAAATAG
- the znuA gene encoding zinc ABC transporter substrate-binding protein ZnuA → MQQSIQQKKYIQQKKWLKSVFVASALLASGMSISAASAAVITSIRPLGFIASAIADGVTPTEVLLPDGASPHDYALRPSDVQRLQSADLVIWVGPEMEAFLGKPLAKISPEKQIALSALPVIKSELEKEAGHDHEDDHELAHDEHEKGHEHSHAAHDDGDDGHHHGEYNMHIWLSPEMTKQAAIAIHAKLLELMPQNKDKLDANLLYFTDKIAQADEKIVKMLAPVQGKGYFVFHDAYGYFEKHYGLSPLGYFTINPEIQPGAQRLHQIRTQLVEHKAVCVFAEPQFRPAVINAVAKGTDVRSGVLDPLGSNIALGRDSYADFLLQLSNQYVSCLEGKL, encoded by the coding sequence ATGCAGCAATCAATTCAACAGAAAAAATATATTCAGCAAAAAAAATGGTTAAAAAGTGTGTTTGTTGCCAGCGCGCTACTCGCAAGTGGGATGTCAATTAGCGCGGCATCCGCTGCGGTTATTACATCAATTCGCCCTTTGGGATTCATTGCGTCGGCCATTGCCGATGGCGTGACGCCAACTGAGGTTCTGTTACCTGATGGCGCGTCGCCCCACGATTATGCCTTGCGCCCGTCTGATGTCCAGCGTTTACAGTCCGCTGACTTGGTGATTTGGGTCGGGCCGGAAATGGAAGCCTTCCTTGGGAAACCGTTGGCGAAAATTTCTCCAGAAAAGCAGATCGCGCTTTCCGCGCTGCCAGTCATTAAATCTGAGCTGGAAAAAGAGGCCGGACACGATCATGAAGATGACCATGAATTGGCACATGATGAGCATGAAAAAGGTCACGAGCACAGCCATGCTGCCCATGATGACGGCGACGATGGCCACCATCATGGTGAGTACAATATGCACATTTGGCTCTCGCCAGAGATGACAAAACAGGCGGCAATCGCCATTCATGCAAAATTATTGGAACTTATGCCTCAGAATAAGGACAAACTAGACGCGAATCTGCTTTATTTCACGGATAAAATTGCACAAGCAGATGAAAAAATTGTTAAGATGCTAGCGCCTGTGCAGGGTAAAGGCTATTTCGTGTTTCATGATGCCTATGGTTATTTTGAGAAACACTACGGGTTAAGTCCTCTGGGTTACTTCACGATTAACCCCGAAATCCAACCCGGTGCACAGCGTTTACATCAAATACGAACACAGTTGGTTGAGCATAAAGCCGTATGCGTTTTTGCTGAACCACAATTCAGGCCAGCCGTTATTAATGCTGTTGCCAAGGGAACCGACGTGCGCTCGGGTGTGCTCGATCCATTGGGAAGCAATATTGCACTGGGTAGAGATAGTTATGCCGATTTCTTATTGCAGCTATCGAACCAGTATGTGAGCTGTCTGGAGGGAAAATTATGA
- the znuC gene encoding zinc ABC transporter ATP-binding protein ZnuC — protein sequence MSTLVSLNNISVTFGSRKVLSDISLTLQEGRILTLLGPNGAGKSTLVRVVLGLLSPTAGSLVRDPALRIGYVPQKLHLDTTLPLTVSRFMQLRPGVKKQDILPALKRVQAAHLLEQPMQKLSGGETQRVLLARALLNQPQLLVLDEPTQGVDVNGQLALYDLINQLRQEFHCGVLMVSHDLHLVMAKTDEVLCLNQHVCCSGTPEVVSLHPEFLAMFGHRGTEQLAIYRHHHNHRHDLQGRIILKRQGGNDA from the coding sequence ATGTCTACATTGGTATCACTTAATAATATTTCAGTAACATTTGGCAGCCGAAAGGTCCTGTCAGATATCTCTCTGACCTTGCAGGAAGGTCGAATTCTGACGCTGCTTGGGCCGAATGGCGCAGGAAAATCGACGTTAGTACGCGTGGTCCTGGGGCTGCTTTCCCCCACCGCTGGTTCGCTGGTACGCGATCCTGCACTGCGTATCGGTTACGTTCCGCAGAAGCTGCATCTGGATACTACCCTGCCCTTGACGGTCAGCCGCTTTATGCAACTACGCCCCGGCGTGAAAAAGCAGGATATTTTACCCGCCCTTAAGCGAGTGCAGGCTGCGCATCTGCTGGAACAACCGATGCAGAAGCTCTCCGGTGGCGAAACCCAACGCGTCCTGCTCGCGCGCGCACTGCTCAACCAGCCCCAACTTCTGGTTCTGGATGAGCCGACACAAGGTGTCGACGTCAATGGGCAACTGGCGCTGTACGACTTGATTAATCAGCTACGGCAGGAATTCCACTGCGGCGTACTGATGGTGTCGCACGATCTGCATTTGGTGATGGCAAAAACCGATGAAGTTCTCTGCCTTAATCAACATGTTTGCTGCTCTGGTACGCCCGAAGTGGTTTCCCTCCATCCCGAATTTTTAGCCATGTTTGGTCACCGCGGCACCGAGCAATTGGCTATTTACCGTCATCATCATAATCATCGCCATGACCTGCAAGGGCGTATAATTCTAAAAAGACAAGGTGGAAACGACGCATGA
- the pyk gene encoding pyruvate kinase: MSRRLRRTKIVTTLGPATDRDNNLEKIINAGANVVRMNFSHGTAEDHQLRANKVREIAAKLGRHVAILGDLQGPKIRVSTFKEGKIFLNIGDKFLLDANLAKGEGDKEKVGIDYKGLPSDVVPGDILLLDDGRVQLKVLQVEGLKVYTEVTVGGPLSNNKGINKLGGGLSAEALTEKDKADIITAAKIGVDYLAVSFPRTGEDLNYARRLARDAGCNAKIVSKVERAEAVCSDAAMDDIILASDVVMVARGDLGVEIGDPELVGIQKKLIRRARQLNRAVITATQMMESMITNPMPTRAEVMDVANAVLDGTDAVMLSAETAAGQYPAETVAAMAKVCLGAEKIPSINVSKHRLDVQFDNTEESIAMSSMYAANHLKGVTALIAMTESGRTALMMSRISSGLPIFAMSRHEHTLNLTALYRGVTPVHFDSYTDGVAAANDAVIRLRDKGFLMSGDLVIVTQGDIMGTVGTTNTIRILRVE; encoded by the coding sequence ATGTCCAGACGGCTCAGAAGAACCAAGATTGTCACCACCCTGGGGCCCGCTACCGACCGTGATAATAATCTCGAAAAAATTATCAATGCGGGCGCTAACGTAGTACGCATGAATTTTTCTCACGGCACAGCAGAAGACCATCAATTACGTGCCAACAAAGTTCGTGAAATTGCGGCAAAATTAGGCCGCCATGTTGCCATTCTTGGCGATCTACAGGGTCCAAAAATCCGAGTTTCTACCTTTAAAGAAGGTAAAATCTTTCTGAATATCGGCGACAAATTCTTACTGGATGCCAATTTAGCGAAAGGCGAAGGCGATAAAGAAAAAGTCGGGATCGATTACAAAGGCTTACCCAGCGACGTAGTGCCAGGCGATATCCTGCTATTGGACGATGGTCGGGTACAATTGAAAGTCCTTCAGGTTGAAGGCCTGAAAGTTTATACCGAAGTCACCGTTGGTGGGCCGCTGTCTAACAACAAGGGCATCAATAAACTTGGTGGCGGTTTATCTGCCGAAGCCCTGACAGAAAAAGATAAAGCCGACATTATTACTGCCGCAAAAATTGGCGTCGACTACCTGGCTGTCTCTTTCCCACGTACCGGTGAAGACCTCAACTACGCACGCCGACTCGCACGTGATGCTGGCTGTAACGCCAAGATTGTATCAAAAGTTGAGCGTGCTGAAGCCGTCTGTTCAGATGCCGCAATGGATGACATTATTCTGGCCTCCGACGTGGTGATGGTCGCGAGGGGCGATCTCGGCGTTGAAATCGGCGATCCAGAATTAGTGGGGATTCAGAAGAAGTTGATTCGTCGCGCCCGTCAGTTGAACCGTGCGGTTATTACCGCTACGCAGATGATGGAATCGATGATCACCAACCCGATGCCAACGCGCGCCGAGGTGATGGATGTCGCCAACGCCGTGCTTGACGGCACCGATGCGGTAATGCTGTCAGCAGAAACCGCAGCGGGTCAATATCCGGCTGAAACCGTCGCCGCCATGGCGAAAGTGTGTTTAGGCGCGGAGAAAATCCCAAGCATCAACGTATCCAAACACCGCCTTGACGTGCAGTTTGATAACACAGAAGAATCCATTGCGATGTCTTCCATGTACGCGGCCAACCACCTGAAAGGGGTCACCGCGCTGATTGCCATGACGGAATCTGGCCGCACTGCGCTGATGATGTCCCGTATCAGTTCCGGTTTGCCCATTTTTGCCATGTCTCGCCACGAGCACACGCTGAACCTGACCGCACTGTATCGCGGCGTCACCCCTGTGCATTTCGATAGCTACACAGATGGCGTTGCTGCGGCCAATGACGCGGTGATCCGACTGCGTGATAAAGGGTTCTTAATGTCTGGGGATCTGGTCATCGTTACACAGGGCGACATTATGGGTACGGTAGGCACAACCAACACGATTCGCATCCTGCGCGTAGAATAA
- the lpxM gene encoding lauroyl-Kdo(2)-lipid IV(A) myristoyltransferase (LpxM is lauroyl-Kdo(2)-lipid IV(A) myristoyltransferase, an enzyme characterized in Escherichia coli and involved in biosynthesis of the form of lipid A found in that species and some closely related species.) has protein sequence MEKEKKSNAEFVPQFQRAFFHPRYWGVWLGVGVMALAAYIPARLRNPVLGGLGRFVGRISKGARRRARINLLYCMPELTEEQRETIIDDMFATAPQSMIMMVEVGIRNPKKIEKYVRWHGEDILDRIKAQEKNVIFLVPHGWGVDIPAMLLTSRGQRMAAMFHNQKNALVDYWWNRLRRRFGGRIHARNDGIKPFISSVRSGCWGYYLPDQDHGPEHSEFVDFFATYKATLPAVGRLMKVCRADIVPLFPVYNAKDGCLDVFIRPPMVDLAQADDAYIARRMNEEVEILVRPNPEQYTWILKLLKTRKPGEIEPYCRDDLYRN, from the coding sequence ATGGAAAAAGAAAAAAAATCGAACGCTGAATTTGTTCCCCAGTTTCAACGCGCCTTTTTTCATCCGCGCTATTGGGGCGTTTGGTTAGGTGTTGGTGTGATGGCACTCGCGGCCTATATTCCCGCACGGTTAAGAAATCCGGTGCTGGGCGGGTTAGGGCGTTTTGTCGGGAGAATATCAAAAGGTGCCCGCCGCCGTGCTCGCATCAATCTGCTGTATTGCATGCCGGAGTTAACGGAAGAACAGCGTGAAACCATCATCGATGACATGTTTGCGACGGCACCTCAGTCGATGATCATGATGGTGGAAGTGGGGATTCGTAATCCGAAGAAAATAGAGAAGTATGTGCGCTGGCACGGTGAAGACATTTTGGACCGTATCAAAGCACAAGAGAAAAATGTGATCTTTCTGGTTCCGCATGGATGGGGTGTTGATATCCCAGCGATGCTGTTGACCTCGCGCGGTCAGCGTATGGCGGCGATGTTCCACAACCAGAAGAATGCACTGGTAGATTATTGGTGGAATCGGTTACGTCGCCGCTTTGGGGGGCGCATCCATGCTCGTAATGACGGTATTAAACCGTTTATCAGCTCTGTGCGCTCCGGGTGCTGGGGGTATTACCTACCCGATCAGGATCACGGCCCTGAACATAGCGAATTTGTTGATTTCTTTGCGACCTATAAGGCAACGCTGCCCGCTGTTGGGCGGCTGATGAAAGTGTGTCGTGCTGATATTGTGCCGCTGTTCCCGGTATATAACGCCAAAGACGGTTGTCTGGATGTGTTTATTCGTCCGCCGATGGTTGATTTGGCGCAAGCGGATGATGCTTACATTGCACGGCGCATGAATGAAGAAGTCGAAATTCTGGTCAGGCCGAACCCTGAGCAGTACACCTGGATTCTGAAGTTGCTAAAAACCCGTAAGCCGGGAGAAATTGAGCCGTATTGTCGGGATGATTTGTACCGTAATTAA